The Pseudomonas azotoformans genome has a segment encoding these proteins:
- a CDS encoding acyltransferase codes for MLIDHLVRHRLKVSLLTPQGLKYLAKRVLLLGRLLTASRRQRALRRQGAMLGELVMINAVEFEGTLRCFSLGTGSFIGKRSFIQLHAPVRVGAHVAINEGVRILTGTHGLDDPAWRLKVAPVVIGDYAWIATDAIILPGVTIGEGAVVGAGSVVGRDVQPYTVVAGNPARFIRARAAQTFTYSPVRSSAVVEAWMGK; via the coding sequence GTGCTGATTGATCACCTGGTCCGCCATCGACTCAAAGTCAGCCTGCTGACGCCACAAGGGCTCAAGTACCTGGCCAAACGCGTGCTGTTGCTGGGCCGGCTGCTAACGGCCAGTCGCCGGCAGCGCGCCTTGCGCCGACAGGGGGCCATGCTGGGTGAGTTGGTCATGATCAACGCCGTGGAGTTCGAAGGCACCCTGCGTTGTTTCAGCCTCGGCACCGGCAGTTTTATCGGCAAGCGCAGCTTTATCCAATTGCATGCCCCCGTTCGCGTGGGCGCCCATGTGGCGATCAATGAGGGGGTGCGCATTCTGACCGGCACCCATGGCCTGGATGATCCTGCATGGCGGTTGAAGGTGGCGCCGGTGGTGATCGGCGATTACGCGTGGATTGCCACCGACGCGATCATCTTGCCGGGGGTGACGATTGGCGAAGGTGCCGTGGTTGGCGCGGGCAGCGTGGTCGGTCGCGATGTGCAGCCCTACACCGTCGTGGCGGGTAATCCGGCGCGGTTCATTCGCGCGCGCGCTGCGCAGACCTTCACCTACAGCCCGGTACGCTCCAGTGCCGTGGTCGAAGCCTGGATGGGGAAATAA
- a CDS encoding glycosyltransferase family 4 protein produces the protein MILVAHPVGNQNVRALLRALNQRQLLHSFHTSLALHKGSFLCRLPVIGKECLRRTFDQVDGALLHSYPRVDVPRVLCDKLKWYRFTQRNVGMFCPENVYQHIDQASAHFLYRTPRKPSQVYGYDGKCLGLFKAARHIGGIALNYEAAFGSIAYACNVLEHEREANPAWRASIPNISDDTQRKQTEELALADRIIVASTFAKRTLGDHGIAADNISITPYGAPAPMLCHKVNARRGGRLKVMYIGALTQQKGISYFFDALNLAASSVALDVTVIGGDYANGRNPALNAELKKYQWFSSASHDEVIQHLLEADVLVLPSLAEAFGLVVGEALSTGTAVIVSHNCGAADLIVEGVNGYVVPIRCAEAIARHLVDLAEDTQKLNELKHNAVLSAGGTTWESYAKGVMDAILCQS, from the coding sequence ATGATCCTGGTCGCCCATCCGGTTGGTAATCAGAATGTCCGCGCATTGCTGCGCGCGTTGAATCAGCGGCAGTTGCTGCACTCGTTTCATACCTCGCTGGCCTTGCACAAGGGTTCATTCCTCTGTCGCCTCCCCGTGATCGGCAAGGAGTGCCTGCGGCGCACCTTTGATCAAGTGGACGGCGCCTTGCTGCACAGCTACCCACGGGTTGATGTGCCGCGTGTGCTGTGTGACAAGCTGAAGTGGTATCGCTTCACGCAGCGCAACGTTGGAATGTTCTGTCCGGAAAATGTGTACCAGCACATTGACCAGGCCAGTGCCCACTTCCTGTACCGGACCCCGCGCAAACCCAGCCAGGTGTATGGCTATGACGGCAAGTGCCTGGGCTTGTTCAAAGCGGCCCGGCACATCGGCGGTATTGCCCTCAACTATGAGGCGGCCTTCGGCTCTATCGCCTACGCGTGCAACGTGCTGGAGCATGAGCGCGAGGCCAATCCGGCCTGGCGGGCGAGCATCCCGAATATCAGTGACGACACCCAGCGCAAGCAGACCGAGGAGTTGGCGCTGGCGGACCGGATCATCGTGGCGAGTACGTTTGCCAAGCGCACACTGGGTGACCATGGCATCGCTGCAGACAACATCTCGATCACCCCTTACGGTGCCCCCGCGCCGATGCTGTGCCATAAGGTCAATGCGCGGCGGGGCGGGCGCTTGAAGGTGATGTATATCGGCGCGCTGACCCAGCAAAAAGGCATCTCGTATTTCTTCGATGCGCTGAACCTTGCCGCGAGCAGCGTGGCTCTTGACGTCACGGTGATCGGCGGCGACTACGCCAATGGCCGCAACCCGGCACTCAACGCCGAGCTGAAGAAGTACCAGTGGTTCAGTTCAGCCTCCCACGATGAGGTGATCCAGCACTTGCTGGAGGCCGATGTATTGGTCCTGCCTTCACTCGCCGAGGCGTTTGGCCTGGTGGTGGGGGAGGCTCTATCGACGGGGACGGCGGTGATCGTGTCGCACAACTGCGGCGCGGCGGACCTGATCGTTGAGGGGGTCAATGGTTATGTGGTGCCGATCCGTTGCGCCGAGGCCATCGCCCGTCATCTGGTGGACCTGGCCGAGGACACACAAAAACTCAATGAGTTGAAGCACAACGCCGTCTTGTCCGCCGGTGGCACAACCTGGGAGAGCTACGCCAAGGGGGTGATGGATGCCATCCTTTGCCAGTCCTGA
- a CDS encoding O-antigen ligase family protein, whose translation MPSFASPEPVSLRERYRLRVVSAFVLIYLFILFEGVLRKWVVPGLSSVIYFIKDPIVLYIYGCAYRFGFFSKNLVSAYFVVLVLVFFVLVSAFLLSSPEGVVIYGYGVRNYLLYFPLIFVAGKTLRLTDVYRFARITLFAAIPISVLVVLQYSSGPQAYVNKGIGDDDFIFMIADGVVRPYGTFTFTAGHVVYVSACFAFLVAAVFDKALFRAVFARRYGLFALSAASVAVMCFLTGSRAIYAYAAIVLLAALMVALIKKSQRNLLSLFFLAAALFVSLLIFMSTDSYQVLVERNRSAVASEGSPVTRAFSSLYAFTRVVDDAPLWGHGIGSGTNAASTILRAGREQGAGFLLAEDEWSRIVLEMGLPAGLMFILFRIFVLLWLLLKSYTALVRQGTGVPLLLCGFLAPILFNGVMTMQGTFLAFGVFYACLILAACKKT comes from the coding sequence ATGCCATCCTTTGCCAGTCCTGAGCCGGTCAGCCTGCGTGAGCGCTACCGGTTGCGCGTGGTCAGTGCGTTCGTGCTCATCTACCTGTTCATCCTGTTCGAAGGGGTCTTGCGCAAGTGGGTGGTGCCGGGGCTCAGCTCAGTCATCTACTTCATCAAGGACCCGATCGTCCTTTACATTTATGGGTGCGCCTACCGGTTCGGGTTTTTCTCGAAGAACCTGGTATCGGCCTACTTTGTCGTGCTGGTGCTGGTGTTTTTCGTGCTGGTGTCGGCGTTTTTGTTGAGCAGCCCCGAAGGCGTTGTCATCTACGGCTATGGCGTGCGCAACTACTTGCTGTATTTCCCGTTGATCTTTGTTGCCGGCAAGACGCTCAGGCTGACGGATGTCTACCGGTTCGCGCGTATCACGCTGTTTGCGGCGATCCCGATCAGTGTCCTGGTGGTGCTGCAGTATTCGTCCGGGCCGCAGGCGTACGTGAACAAAGGCATTGGCGATGATGACTTCATCTTCATGATTGCCGACGGCGTGGTGCGGCCGTACGGGACCTTTACCTTCACGGCCGGGCACGTGGTGTATGTGTCTGCCTGCTTTGCGTTCCTGGTCGCGGCGGTTTTCGACAAGGCCTTGTTCCGTGCGGTGTTTGCGCGGCGTTATGGGCTTTTTGCGCTGTCGGCGGCGTCCGTGGCGGTGATGTGCTTCCTCACGGGCTCCAGGGCCATTTATGCGTATGCCGCGATCGTGCTGCTGGCCGCGCTGATGGTCGCCTTGATCAAGAAATCCCAGCGCAACCTGCTGTCGCTGTTTTTCTTGGCGGCCGCGTTGTTTGTCAGCCTGCTGATTTTCATGTCCACCGACAGCTACCAGGTGCTGGTGGAGCGCAACCGCAGTGCGGTGGCCAGTGAAGGGTCGCCGGTCACTCGTGCGTTCTCCAGCCTGTATGCCTTCACGCGTGTAGTCGACGACGCGCCGCTGTGGGGCCATGGCATCGGTTCAGGTACCAACGCCGCCTCGACAATCCTGCGCGCCGGGCGGGAACAGGGCGCGGGCTTTCTGCTGGCGGAGGATGAATGGTCACGCATCGTGCTGGAGATGGGCCTTCCCGCCGGATTGATGTTCATCCTGTTCAGGATCTTCGTCCTGCTCTGGTTGTTGCTCAAGTCCTACACGGCGCTGGTCAGGCAGGGCACCGGCGTGCCGTTGCTGCTGTGCGGGTTCCTGGCACCGATCCTGTTCAACGGCGTGATGACCATGCAGGGCACGTTCCTGGCGTTTGGCGTGTTCTACGCCTGCCTGATCCTCGCGGCTTGCAAGAAAACCTGA
- a CDS encoding glycosyltransferase — MKLLRIISSVRPEKGGPINAAREIDTLLIRDGHRVDVLTLDGAFAVDYPGTVHFMGPSRFGYGLNGNLRPWLEQHARDYDFFIINGLWQYHGFVARQVLNKLGRPYIVYTHGMLDPWFKHEYPLKHLKKWLYWPWGEYRVLRDARRVVFTSEEEQLRARESFWLYRANETITAYGTSSPPADEARLAHDFVAAHPQLKGKRVVLYLSRIHPKKGCDHLLQAFAQVAGQDERLHLVMAGPDQGGWVQALRNQAEQLGIADRITWPGMLQGEAKWGAFYAAEVFCLPSHQENFGVVVAEALACGKPVLISDKVNIWREIEKDAVGFVSPDTAAGAVQNLQRWLQLDATAYAQMSERAKVCFAERFHIRRGAQRLLEIVRECLP; from the coding sequence TTGAAGTTACTCAGAATCATCTCTTCGGTCAGACCGGAAAAAGGTGGGCCGATCAACGCGGCTCGGGAGATCGACACGCTGCTCATTCGGGACGGGCATCGTGTGGATGTGCTGACGCTGGATGGCGCGTTCGCGGTCGACTATCCCGGCACCGTGCATTTCATGGGCCCCAGCCGGTTTGGCTACGGGTTGAACGGCAACCTGCGCCCTTGGTTGGAGCAGCATGCCCGCGACTATGATTTTTTTATCATCAACGGCTTGTGGCAGTACCACGGGTTTGTCGCCCGCCAGGTACTGAACAAGCTCGGCCGGCCGTACATCGTGTATACCCACGGCATGCTTGATCCCTGGTTCAAGCACGAATACCCGCTCAAGCATTTAAAGAAATGGCTGTACTGGCCCTGGGGTGAATACCGCGTGCTGAGGGATGCGCGGCGCGTGGTGTTTACCAGTGAGGAAGAACAGCTTCGCGCGCGTGAATCGTTCTGGCTCTATCGCGCCAATGAAACGATTACGGCCTATGGCACGTCCAGCCCGCCGGCTGACGAGGCACGCCTGGCACACGACTTCGTCGCGGCGCACCCGCAGCTCAAAGGCAAGCGGGTGGTGCTGTACCTCAGCCGTATCCACCCGAAAAAGGGCTGTGACCACCTGTTGCAGGCGTTCGCCCAGGTAGCCGGGCAAGACGAGCGCCTACACCTGGTGATGGCGGGTCCGGATCAGGGCGGTTGGGTGCAGGCGCTGCGCAACCAGGCCGAGCAGTTGGGCATCGCCGACCGTATCACCTGGCCCGGCATGCTGCAGGGCGAGGCCAAGTGGGGCGCGTTTTATGCCGCCGAGGTGTTCTGCCTGCCGTCGCACCAAGAGAATTTCGGCGTGGTGGTGGCGGAGGCGTTGGCCTGCGGCAAGCCCGTGCTGATCAGTGACAAGGTGAACATCTGGCGCGAAATCGAGAAGGACGCTGTGGGGTTTGTCAGCCCAGACACGGCGGCCGGTGCCGTGCAGAACCTGCAGCGCTGGTTGCAACTGGATGCGACTGCTTATGCGCAGATGTCCGAACGGGCCAAAGTGTGTTTTGCCGAGCGCTTTCATATCCGCCGGGGGGCGCAGCGCCTGCTGGAAATTGTGCGGGAGTGCTTGCCGTGA
- a CDS encoding acetyltransferase has product MILQGNDPHRSPSFSLGHRLRRLLWNLVYVVLFRTSPRPFHAWRAFLLRLFGARLGKGVHVYPRAKVWAPWNLELGDHVGIADGTTLYNMALIRIGRYSVVSQGAHLCGGSHDYNSKNFQLYAKPIVLGEHVWVCAEAFVTLGVSVADGVVVGARSLVIKSIAQPWSVHAGHPSRQIGLRTPHDQAVEP; this is encoded by the coding sequence GTGATTCTCCAAGGCAATGACCCGCATCGCTCGCCGTCTTTCTCACTGGGCCATCGTTTGCGTCGCCTGCTCTGGAACCTGGTGTACGTGGTGCTGTTTCGCACCAGCCCACGCCCGTTTCATGCCTGGAGGGCGTTCCTGCTCAGGTTGTTCGGTGCGCGGCTGGGCAAGGGCGTGCATGTGTATCCACGGGCCAAGGTCTGGGCCCCCTGGAACCTGGAACTGGGTGATCATGTCGGGATCGCCGACGGCACCACGCTGTACAACATGGCGTTGATCCGCATCGGGCGCTACAGCGTGGTGTCCCAGGGGGCACACCTGTGCGGCGGCTCCCACGACTACAACAGCAAGAACTTCCAGCTGTATGCCAAGCCCATCGTACTGGGGGAACACGTGTGGGTGTGTGCCGAAGCCTTTGTCACCCTGGGTGTCAGCGTGGCCGACGGGGTGGTGGTGGGGGCCCGCTCCCTGGTGATCAAGAGCATCGCGCAGCCGTGGAGCGTGCACGCCGGGCATCCATCACGGCAGATTGGCCTGCGTACCCCGCACGACCAGGCGGTGGAACCATGA
- a CDS encoding glycosyltransferase family 2 protein, which translates to MKRETVSVIILTYNESLHIARAIDSVRAFSDEVLVVDSFSTDNTCDIARRHGAMVVQHAFVNQAKQFQWALDNLPITGNWTLRLDADEIIEADLAAQINTRLPGLARDITGINFKRKHIFMGRWVRHGGRYPLKMLRLWRTGLGRMEDRWMDEHISVAEGRTITLEGGFADHNLHDLTFFTHKHNGYATREAIEILNARLGLFAIRDEVHSGKSSFQAKAKRLVKNRVYNRVPFTLSSTAYFLWRYIIQLGFLDGRSGLVYHLLQGYWYRFLVGAKVLELETAIAHLNDKDAIVRELSKLTGHNLNLPTQQ; encoded by the coding sequence ATGAAGCGCGAAACCGTCAGCGTGATCATCCTCACCTACAACGAAAGCCTGCACATCGCGCGGGCCATCGACTCGGTGCGCGCCTTCAGTGACGAAGTGCTGGTGGTGGACTCGTTTTCCACCGACAACACCTGCGACATCGCCCGCCGCCATGGGGCAATGGTGGTGCAGCACGCCTTCGTCAACCAGGCCAAGCAGTTCCAATGGGCGCTGGACAATTTGCCGATCACCGGCAATTGGACCCTGCGCCTGGACGCCGACGAAATCATCGAGGCCGACCTTGCCGCGCAGATCAATACGCGGCTGCCAGGCCTGGCCCGCGATATCACCGGCATCAACTTCAAGCGCAAGCATATTTTCATGGGCCGCTGGGTGCGCCATGGCGGCCGCTACCCGTTGAAAATGCTGCGGCTGTGGCGCACGGGCCTGGGGCGCATGGAAGACCGCTGGATGGACGAGCACATCTCGGTTGCCGAGGGTCGCACCATCACCCTGGAAGGTGGGTTTGCCGACCATAACCTGCATGATTTGACGTTCTTTACCCACAAGCACAACGGCTACGCCACTCGCGAGGCCATCGAAATACTCAATGCGCGGCTCGGGCTGTTTGCCATCCGCGATGAAGTGCACAGCGGCAAGAGTTCGTTCCAGGCCAAGGCCAAACGCCTGGTCAAGAACCGCGTGTACAACCGCGTGCCGTTCACCCTGAGTTCCACGGCGTATTTCTTGTGGCGCTACATCATTCAGCTGGGGTTTCTCGATGGCCGCAGCGGCCTGGTCTATCACCTGCTGCAAGGCTATTGGTACCGCTTCCTGGTGGGCGCGAAGGTGCTCGAACTGGAAACCGCAATTGCTCATTTAAACGATAAGGACGCCATTGTCCGCGAACTTTCAAAGTTGACCGGACATAACTTGAACCTGCCCACACAGCAGTAA
- the gmd gene encoding GDP-mannose 4,6-dehydratase gives MNKVALITGITGQDGSYLAELLLEKGYTVHGLKRRSSSFNTQRIDHIYQDPQALHKNLILHYGDLADSSNLTRIIQQIQPDEIYNLGAQSHVAVSFDSPEYTADVDALGTLRILEAIRLLGLEKKTRFYQASTSELYGLVQETPQKETTPFYPRSPYAVAKLYAYWITVNFREAYGLYACNGILFNHESPRRGETFVTRKITRALANIALGLEPCLYMGNMDALRDWGHAKDYVRMQWMMLQQDTPEDFVIATGLQYSVRDFIRWSAAELGLGLRFVGEGVDEVAVVEHIDGDLAPGILVGDVIVRVDPRYFRPAEVETLLGDPSKAKRSLGWVPEITAQAMCAEMVREDLKIAQRHALLRLHGHDAPIAVEN, from the coding sequence ATGAACAAAGTCGCGCTTATCACCGGGATTACCGGTCAGGATGGCTCGTACCTGGCGGAACTGCTGCTGGAAAAAGGCTATACCGTGCATGGTCTCAAGCGGCGCTCATCGTCGTTCAATACCCAGCGCATCGATCACATTTACCAGGACCCGCAAGCCCTGCATAAAAACCTGATCCTGCACTATGGCGACTTGGCCGATTCGTCGAACCTGACGCGCATCATCCAGCAGATCCAGCCCGACGAGATCTACAACCTCGGCGCCCAATCCCACGTGGCAGTGAGCTTCGACTCACCGGAGTACACCGCCGATGTGGACGCCCTGGGCACCTTGCGCATCCTTGAAGCGATCCGTCTGCTGGGCCTGGAAAAGAAGACCCGTTTCTATCAGGCCTCCACCTCTGAGTTGTATGGGTTGGTGCAGGAAACCCCGCAGAAGGAAACCACGCCGTTCTACCCGCGTTCGCCCTATGCAGTGGCCAAGCTCTACGCCTACTGGATCACCGTGAACTTTCGCGAAGCCTATGGCTTGTATGCCTGCAACGGCATCCTGTTCAACCATGAGTCGCCGCGTCGGGGTGAAACCTTCGTGACGCGCAAGATCACCCGCGCGCTGGCCAACATCGCCTTGGGTCTGGAGCCGTGCCTGTACATGGGCAACATGGACGCCCTGCGCGATTGGGGGCACGCCAAAGACTACGTGCGTATGCAGTGGATGATGCTGCAGCAGGACACACCCGAGGACTTCGTGATCGCCACCGGGCTGCAGTATTCGGTGCGCGACTTTATCCGCTGGTCGGCGGCGGAGCTGGGCCTGGGCTTGCGCTTTGTGGGGGAGGGCGTGGATGAGGTGGCGGTGGTCGAACACATCGACGGCGACCTGGCGCCCGGCATCCTCGTGGGCGATGTGATTGTGCGGGTGGACCCGCGTTACTTCCGTCCCGCAGAGGTGGAGACGTTGCTCGGTGATCCGTCCAAAGCCAAGCGTTCTCTCGGTTGGGTGCCTGAGATCACGGCGCAGGCAATGTGTGCCGAGATGGTCCGCGAAGACCTGAAAATCGCCCAGCGCCACGCCCTGTTGCGCCTGCATGGGCACGACGCACCGATTGCGGTGGAGAACTGA
- the fcl gene encoding GDP-L-fucose synthase, whose product MARDLDARIFVAGHRGMVGSAIVRRLWALGYTQILTAARDELDLLDPAAVQAYFARQRVDQVYLAAAKVGGIHANATYPADFIYQNLMIQANVIHAAHSHGVQQLLFLGSSCIYPVHAPQPMIEAVLLDGALEPTNEPYAVAKIAGIKLCESYNRQHGRDYRSVMPTNLYGPGDNYHPENSHVIAALLRRFHEATLRGDDEVVIWGSGRPRREFLHVDDMAAASVHVMELDAVRYREQTLPMRSHLNVGTGVDCTIAQVAEALARVTGFRGRLRFDTSKPDGAPRKLLEVSRINALGWEAYVPLEEGLRDAYNAYLAALEQPRGQ is encoded by the coding sequence ATGGCACGTGATCTTGATGCACGCATCTTCGTCGCCGGCCATCGCGGCATGGTGGGTTCGGCTATTGTGCGCAGGCTATGGGCCCTGGGGTATACGCAGATCCTTACCGCCGCCCGCGATGAACTGGACCTGCTCGACCCGGCGGCCGTGCAGGCGTACTTCGCCCGCCAGCGTGTGGACCAGGTGTACCTGGCGGCCGCCAAGGTCGGCGGGATTCACGCCAATGCGACGTACCCGGCCGACTTCATCTACCAGAACCTGATGATCCAGGCCAACGTGATCCACGCTGCCCACAGCCACGGCGTGCAGCAGCTGTTGTTCCTCGGTTCGTCGTGCATCTACCCGGTGCATGCGCCGCAGCCGATGATCGAAGCGGTACTGCTCGATGGCGCGCTGGAACCGACCAACGAGCCCTATGCCGTGGCCAAAATCGCCGGGATCAAGCTGTGCGAGAGCTACAACCGTCAGCACGGCCGGGATTATCGCAGCGTGATGCCGACCAACCTGTACGGGCCAGGCGATAACTATCACCCGGAAAACAGCCATGTGATCGCGGCCCTCTTGCGACGCTTCCATGAAGCGACCCTGCGCGGTGATGACGAAGTGGTGATCTGGGGCAGCGGACGGCCACGACGGGAGTTTTTGCATGTGGATGACATGGCGGCAGCCAGCGTGCATGTGATGGAACTCGACGCCGTGCGCTACCGCGAACAGACCCTGCCGATGCGCTCGCACCTGAATGTCGGCACCGGGGTGGACTGCACGATTGCGCAAGTGGCTGAGGCGCTGGCGCGGGTCACCGGCTTTCGGGGGCGCTTGCGTTTCGACACCAGCAAGCCAGACGGCGCACCGCGCAAGCTGCTGGAGGTGAGCCGTATCAACGCCCTCGGTTGGGAAGCCTACGTGCCGCTGGAGGAAGGCTTGCGTGATGCCTACAACGCTTATCTCGCAGCGCTTGAGCAGCCTCGGGGCCAGTGA